Part of the Candidatus Chlorohelix allophototropha genome, GCACGCCGCTTCAATCGCACGCCCTCCGCGCCGATTTCTCGTGTGGATGAAAAACCCGCAACAGCCCAACCTGCAAAAACTCCGCTAGTTGATCCAGAAGAGGAAGCGGTCTTAGGTATTAAAATACCTGTTCGCCCGGTGACAAAAATTGAGACTGTGCTTGCAACGCCTACCCAGCCCAAAAGCGCCCCTTCTAAAATACCCGAACCCGAGCCAGTTTCGGGAGAAGAAAGCGGTATGACCGGCAGATTGCTGCGCGCCAAACGGCGAGTTTATGAGGAACGCAGTCGCAAGGACGAGGAAACAACACAACAGAAAGAAAACTAGGCAGATTAAAGAAAATGAACCTTGCGCCATCGGTATCGGGTAGTAAACTAAAAGTTCAAAACTCGAAGCTGAATCGGCGTATTTTCATTTTCTTCTTGTTACTCTTCTTCCTAACTTTCGGCGGGCATCTCTACAGTGGTGACGGTTTTACCAGCTACGCCACCGCTCGAAGCTTCATTGAAGGCAACGGCGGCGCATTGGATAACTATAGTAACGATACTCGCTTCGCCCTACGTGGGGCTGACGGCAAGCTCTACGGCAAATATGGTCTGGGTCAAGCGTTAGTTGAAATTCCCCCTATTCTTTTCATAAAACTGCTCTCGCTTTTCTCAACCGGTTTTGCCGAAGATGCCACCGCTCGTTTTCTGGTTAGCACGCTGAACTTATTCGTTTGCGCCACTACCCAACTATTACTATTCAAGCTTGGCAGAAAATTGGGATTCGGCACGCTCTCCGCTTTTTCGGTAACGCTGCTCTACGGCATCGCCTCGATGAGTTGGGTGTACAGCCATCTCGATTTCAGCGAACCGTTAGTCACGCTCTGTTATTTGCTCATGTTTGGCGCGCTGCTGGAAGGACAAGACAAGCGACATTTATTCTGCGCCGGGTTTTGGCTAGGCGCTGCCATTCTCTTTAAAACGGTAGCGGCTATTGCCCTTTTCCCCCTACTGCTTTACCTGATAATGAAATCAGGACGGCATAATGCGCTAAAAGCAATGCTATGGCTGGCGCTACCTTTATTGGCTACCGCCGCACTGCTACTCTGGTACAACTTCTACCGCTACGGCAAATTCACCGAATCGGGCTATAGCGCAATAGCCGACCAGTTTGCCTTCGGTTCTGTTTACGGCGGGATTTACGGCTTTCTGTTCAGTTCCGGCAAAAGTATCTTCCTCTATGCGCCCGGTCTAGTTCTTGCCCTTTTCGGCTTAAAACCATTCTGGCAAAGGCAAAAAACGGAGGCGGTTTTCGGGCTGAGTTTGTTCACGACCTACCTAATCTTTTATGCGCTCTTCTGGAACTGGGAAGGCGATTGGACATGGGGTTCGCGTTATCTTTACCCTGCGCTGCCCTTCCTGTTCCTCTTTGCGCTGCCGCTATTGCAAAACCGTAGCAAACCGATGCGCTGGTTCTTCAAACTGGTACTAGTCACCGGGATTCTGGTGAATATTGCCGGGTCGCTGGTTGAGTTCAACTATTACTTCTATGTAAGCGGCGCTGCTAACGCTGAACCGGACTGGCGTTTTGTACCCGAACTCTCGCCCCTACGCGGACAAGTGTTTTTAGCTGCATCCGCCTTCAGCCGTACCGCCGGAGGCGCTTCCCTGCAAATGGACTATACCGGGTGGGATGCCGAACGAGTGCATGCCGTTACAAAAAAAATCGAGCTTGCGCCTTACGACAAATTCGACCTCTGGTGGTTGCGCTTCGCCAACCCCGAAGGCGCGACAAACGGTTGGATGGGATTGATAGTCGGGGGGCTTATCGGAATCATTTTAGTTATAATAATTTGGAATAGCTGGCAAAGATTAAAAATTCAACGGGATATAGTAGCCGCTATCGAAGCTGAGTAATGAAACCTTCAAAGCCTGACGACTCTGCCAATTTCCACCTTATATAATTGAGCTATTTTCTTAAGTCGCTCGGCATCACCGAATAGCGACAAATCGGTGGTGGTGATTAATACCTGCTGCGAAATTGCCAGCACCGTATCTAGCACATATTGCCGTCGTCCTGCATCCAGTTCGGAGAGAATATCGTCCAGCAACAGAATCGGACGCTCATCGGTTTGTTGCTCCAT contains:
- a CDS encoding glycosyltransferase family 39 protein, producing the protein MNLAPSVSGSKLKVQNSKLNRRIFIFFLLLFFLTFGGHLYSGDGFTSYATARSFIEGNGGALDNYSNDTRFALRGADGKLYGKYGLGQALVEIPPILFIKLLSLFSTGFAEDATARFLVSTLNLFVCATTQLLLFKLGRKLGFGTLSAFSVTLLYGIASMSWVYSHLDFSEPLVTLCYLLMFGALLEGQDKRHLFCAGFWLGAAILFKTVAAIALFPLLLYLIMKSGRHNALKAMLWLALPLLATAALLLWYNFYRYGKFTESGYSAIADQFAFGSVYGGIYGFLFSSGKSIFLYAPGLVLALFGLKPFWQRQKTEAVFGLSLFTTYLIFYALFWNWEGDWTWGSRYLYPALPFLFLFALPLLQNRSKPMRWFFKLVLVTGILVNIAGSLVEFNYYFYVSGAANAEPDWRFVPELSPLRGQVFLAASAFSRTAGGASLQMDYTGWDAERVHAVTKKIELAPYDKFDLWWLRFANPEGATNGWMGLIVGGLIGIILVIIIWNSWQRLKIQRDIVAAIEAE